From one Flavobacterium sp. N502536 genomic stretch:
- a CDS encoding SusC/RagA family TonB-linked outer membrane protein, producing MDIESIDVLKDASSTSIYGAQGANGVVLVTTKKAKGGKLTLSYDTYGGIKMIAKTIPVMNPYQYTQLLYEAATDDARMQKFVSAFGTYDQLEGLYKDRAGINWQDEVFGNSVESQYHKLSISGGENDTKYNAFYSVNNDQGIMLGSASVKNIAKLNVTNSISKKVTVTAIVNYSNQKVTGLSTNDGGNARLSMLQNVLQYRPTIGKTGSDEDLKTLTVDPLDNQDSPTFQSPLITIESQKREAITRAINMSLQLQYNITPSLIYRGLISYTDNSMKSKYFNDSRGIQAIRSGGANGGVIHNIGTRLNYNNVLTYSKNFNKKHKFDASLGQEYIYNYTEGITASASAFPEVNLGWDKLQLGTIAGIPTSYAEDDKIISFFGRANYSFKNKYLLSATLRADGSSKFGTENQWGYFPSVSAAWRIIEEPFMEKLPAFSDLKLRLSYGEAGNNRIANYAALGIFNSGSYPLNNQMNITAFQNNLPNPLLKWEATKSTNIGFDIGFFKQRIALTTELYENRSKDLLYNTRVPASSGFKKQFQNIGATSNRGIEFTLNTINVKTNSFNWSTTFNIAFNKTKVLSLSEGENSLITNSYTDRNDYILQVGKPVGVMYGYVRDGLYQVSDFDYNATTSAYTLKPGVVSDNIVAQPGFIKFKDISGPNGTPDGVINDLDRTAIGDANPKYTGGLNNTFSYKGIDLSVFLDFTVGNDIYNANVLNNSRLNLDNLNTVAIYADRWTTINAAGQRVTDPAELTALNAGKTNPAFNGNATGRLYSDIIEDGSFLRINNISLGYTLPKEWLKKSKISNLRIYFTAYNLYVFTKYSGYDPEVSVLNNAITRGVDFSAYPRSKSFITGLNISL from the coding sequence ATGGATATTGAATCTATCGACGTTTTAAAAGATGCCTCTTCGACTTCTATCTACGGTGCACAAGGGGCCAATGGAGTTGTTTTAGTCACCACAAAAAAAGCAAAAGGCGGAAAACTGACTTTAAGTTACGATACCTATGGAGGAATAAAAATGATCGCCAAAACAATTCCGGTCATGAATCCTTACCAATACACCCAATTACTCTATGAGGCTGCAACTGATGATGCCAGAATGCAGAAATTTGTAAGTGCCTTTGGAACTTATGATCAGCTGGAAGGCCTTTACAAAGACAGAGCAGGCATCAACTGGCAGGATGAGGTTTTTGGAAATTCTGTCGAAAGTCAATACCACAAACTAAGTATCAGCGGTGGTGAAAATGATACCAAATACAATGCTTTCTACTCGGTGAATAACGACCAGGGGATTATGCTGGGAAGTGCTTCGGTAAAAAATATTGCAAAACTAAACGTAACCAATTCTATCAGCAAAAAGGTTACGGTTACCGCAATTGTAAACTACTCCAACCAAAAAGTAACCGGATTATCGACAAACGATGGTGGAAATGCACGTTTGAGTATGCTGCAAAATGTATTGCAGTACCGCCCAACTATTGGAAAAACAGGATCAGATGAAGATCTTAAAACTTTAACCGTAGATCCGTTAGACAATCAGGATTCTCCAACCTTCCAGAGTCCGCTGATTACAATCGAAAGTCAAAAAAGAGAAGCCATTACCAGAGCAATCAATATGAGTTTACAGCTGCAATACAACATAACACCAAGCTTAATCTACCGTGGATTAATCAGTTATACTGACAACAGCATGAAAAGTAAATATTTTAACGATTCGCGAGGTATACAGGCCATCAGAAGCGGCGGTGCAAATGGTGGAGTGATACACAATATTGGTACCCGATTAAATTACAACAACGTTCTGACCTACAGTAAAAATTTTAACAAAAAGCATAAATTTGATGCCTCTCTCGGACAGGAATACATTTACAATTATACAGAAGGAATTACGGCTTCAGCCTCCGCTTTTCCTGAAGTTAATCTGGGCTGGGATAAATTGCAACTGGGTACCATTGCCGGAATTCCGACAAGCTATGCAGAAGATGATAAAATAATATCTTTTTTTGGAAGAGCCAACTACTCGTTCAAAAACAAGTATTTACTTTCCGCAACTTTAAGAGCAGACGGGTCTTCTAAATTTGGGACAGAAAATCAATGGGGATATTTCCCTTCCGTTTCGGCAGCCTGGAGAATTATCGAAGAACCTTTTATGGAAAAATTACCCGCGTTTTCTGACTTAAAACTTCGTTTAAGTTATGGGGAAGCCGGAAATAACAGAATTGCCAATTATGCCGCTTTGGGTATTTTTAATTCAGGCTCTTATCCTTTGAATAATCAGATGAATATCACGGCATTTCAAAACAATCTACCAAATCCTTTATTAAAATGGGAAGCTACAAAATCGACTAATATTGGTTTTGATATTGGTTTCTTCAAGCAAAGAATTGCGCTTACCACAGAGTTATACGAAAACCGTTCTAAAGATTTATTGTACAACACTCGTGTGCCTGCAAGTTCAGGTTTCAAAAAACAGTTTCAGAACATTGGAGCGACCTCCAATCGCGGTATCGAATTTACTTTGAATACGATAAACGTAAAAACCAATAGTTTTAATTGGAGTACCACCTTCAACATTGCCTTTAATAAAACCAAGGTACTTAGTTTGAGTGAAGGCGAAAATTCGTTGATCACCAACAGTTATACCGACAGAAACGACTACATTTTACAGGTTGGAAAACCAGTAGGTGTAATGTACGGTTATGTAAGAGACGGATTGTATCAGGTAAGCGATTTTGATTATAATGCGACAACAAGTGCGTACACCCTTAAGCCAGGCGTTGTAAGTGATAATATTGTAGCACAGCCGGGCTTCATCAAATTTAAAGACATCAGCGGCCCTAATGGTACACCGGATGGCGTAATTAACGATTTGGACCGAACTGCCATTGGAGATGCCAATCCAAAATACACCGGAGGTCTTAACAACACCTTTAGCTACAAAGGAATTGATTTGAGTGTATTCCTTGATTTTACGGTAGGAAATGATATCTATAACGCCAACGTTTTAAACAATTCAAGGCTTAATCTCGACAATTTAAACACCGTAGCGATCTATGCTGACAGATGGACAACCATTAACGCAGCAGGACAGCGTGTAACCGATCCTGCCGAACTGACTGCTCTAAACGCAGGCAAAACCAATCCGGCCTTTAACGGAAACGCTACCGGACGTTTGTACAGCGACATTATTGAGGATGGTTCGTTTTTAAGAATCAACAACATCAGTCTCGGGTACACCTTGCCTAAAGAATGGCTTAAAAAATCTAAAATCTCTAATTTGAGAATTTATTTCACGGCTTACAATTTGTATGTATTTACGAAATATTCAGGCTATGATCCTGAAGTTAGCGTACTCAACAATGCCATCACCCGAGGAGTAGATTTTAGTGCCTATCCAAGAAGCAAATCGTTTATCACAGGATTAAATATTTCGCTATAA